In a single window of the Leopardus geoffroyi isolate Oge1 chromosome D2, O.geoffroyi_Oge1_pat1.0, whole genome shotgun sequence genome:
- the GNG4 gene encoding guanine nucleotide-binding protein G(I)/G(S)/G(O) subunit gamma-4 isoform X3: MDWHRGQRRKEGMSNNSTTSISQARKAVEQLKMEACMDRVKVSQAAADLLAYCEAHVREDPLIIPVPASENPFREKKFFCTIL; encoded by the exons ATGGACTGGCACAGG gggcagagaaggaaagaaggcatgTCGAATAACAGTACCACTAGCATCTCCCAAGCGCGGAAGGCCGTCGAGCAGCTTAAGATGGAAGCCTGTATGGACAGGGTGAAG GTCTCCCAGGCAGCTGCGGACCTCCTGGCCTACTGCGAAGCCCACGTACGCGAAGACCCTCTCATCATACCAGTGCCTGCGTCAGAAAACCCCTTCCGAGAGAAGAAGTTCTTTTGTACCATTCTCTGA
- the GNG4 gene encoding guanine nucleotide-binding protein G(I)/G(S)/G(O) subunit gamma-4 isoform X2, with product MSNNSTTSISQARKAVEQLKMEACMDRVKVSQAAADLLAYCEAHVREDPLIIPVPASENPFREKKFFCTIL from the exons atgTCGAATAACAGTACCACTAGCATCTCCCAAGCGCGGAAGGCCGTCGAGCAGCTTAAGATGGAAGCCTGTATGGACAGGGTGAAG GTCTCCCAGGCAGCTGCGGACCTCCTGGCCTACTGCGAAGCCCACGTACGCGAAGACCCTCTCATCATACCAGTGCCTGCGTCAGAAAACCCCTTCCGAGAGAAGAAGTTCTTTTGTACCATTCTCTGA